One window of Sphingobacteriales bacterium genomic DNA carries:
- a CDS encoding branched-chain amino acid aminotransferase, which translates to MFSVQKTKLSRLSEVDFNNLPFGRIFADHMFVMDYRNGQWEQGKIMPYGNLEISPATSALHYGQAIFEGIKANLDQNTNDILLFRADDNAKRFNFSAFRMGMPQLPEETFVNALIELLKLDRAWVPDTPESSMYIRPFMFACDECVGVRTADNYKFVIINSPVGPYYSKPIKVVISDKYVRACEGGTGEAKAAGNYAATMYPVSLIRQKGYDQILWTDGKEHKYVEEIGTMNVFFVIDNEVLTPSLDGTILRGITRDSIIRLFRDKGLKVTERRIAIRELIEAQEAGKLQEAFGAGTAATITHIEEMSYLDQTIVLPSIESRTFSTNIKKELEGIKRGLLPDKYNWNIRI; encoded by the coding sequence ATGTTTAGCGTACAAAAAACTAAATTGTCAAGACTATCGGAGGTTGATTTTAATAACCTCCCTTTCGGAAGAATCTTTGCCGACCACATGTTTGTCATGGATTACCGGAATGGTCAATGGGAACAGGGTAAAATTATGCCTTACGGGAATTTGGAGATAAGTCCGGCAACATCGGCTTTGCATTATGGTCAGGCAATTTTTGAAGGAATTAAAGCAAACTTAGACCAAAATACCAATGACATTTTACTGTTTAGGGCAGATGACAATGCTAAAAGATTCAATTTTTCAGCTTTTCGCATGGGAATGCCGCAATTGCCCGAAGAAACATTTGTAAATGCTTTGATTGAATTGCTTAAATTAGACAGAGCCTGGGTTCCTGATACTCCTGAATCTTCAATGTATATCCGGCCATTTATGTTTGCATGTGATGAATGTGTCGGAGTTCGCACTGCAGATAATTATAAATTTGTAATTATTAATTCACCTGTTGGCCCTTATTACAGCAAACCTATTAAAGTGGTTATTTCAGACAAATATGTCCGTGCTTGTGAAGGAGGAACCGGAGAGGCAAAAGCAGCCGGGAATTATGCTGCTACTATGTATCCGGTTAGCCTTATCCGTCAAAAAGGTTATGATCAAATACTTTGGACAGACGGCAAAGAACACAAATATGTCGAAGAAATCGGAACTATGAATGTGTTTTTTGTCATTGATAACGAGGTGCTTACTCCTTCTTTGGATGGAACGATATTAAGGGGAATTACCCGAGACAGCATCATCAGGCTTTTTAGAGATAAAGGCTTAAAAGTTACAGAACGGCGTATCGCTATCCGGGAATTGATAGAAGCACAAGAAGCCGGAAAATTACAGGAAGCTTTTGGTGCAGGGACAGCAGCTACAATTACCCATATAGAAGAAATGTCTTACCTTGACCAAACCATTGTTTTACCTTCTATTGAATCCAGAACATTTTCTACCAATATCAAAAAAGAATTAGAAGGGATTAAAAGAGGACTTTTACCTGACAAATACAATTGGAACATAAGAATTTAA
- a CDS encoding sigma 54-interacting transcriptional regulator codes for MTFCCKPLFLWLNSQPIQFMKITDISTLGALKTSGYRTKSVKEELRNNLIERIKNRIPLFQGIIGYDKTVIPDLERAILSKHNLIFLGLRGQAKTRLARLMIQLLDEFVPVVKGSELNDDPFNPISRFAKDILEEMGDDTPVTWMHQSERYTEKLATPDVSVADLIGDADPIKAANLHLNYSDERVIHFGLVPRANRGIFVINELPDLQARIQVSLFNILQEGDIQIRGFKVRLPLDIQFVFTANPEDYTNRGSIVTPLKDRIESQILTHYPPTIEMSKAITEQEAKLPEIQRSAIAINNLAKDLIEQISFEARKSEFIDSKSGVSARLSITAMENLMSAAERRILINGETQTQIRVGDFWGVIPSITGKIELVYEGEQEGPFIVAQNLIGKAIRSLFIRYFPNPEEQKRKKQRNIYQPVIDWFGQGNDSLIGNDISNIEYRHSLFNIGGLMDIVDKYYPQIVESEKLFLMEFLLHGLAEFSLIGKSPVHAGFAFQDLLNSMFQINSSDTNNDDE; via the coding sequence ATGACTTTTTGTTGTAAACCTTTATTTTTATGGTTAAATTCCCAGCCTATACAGTTTATGAAAATTACAGACATATCAACACTTGGTGCATTAAAAACTTCCGGCTATCGCACTAAATCTGTAAAAGAAGAACTCAGAAACAACCTGATTGAAAGAATAAAAAACAGGATTCCTTTATTTCAAGGCATTATCGGCTATGACAAAACAGTGATACCTGACTTAGAAAGAGCTATTTTATCAAAACACAATCTGATTTTCCTGGGTTTAAGGGGACAAGCAAAAACCCGGTTGGCAAGACTAATGATACAACTGCTGGATGAATTCGTACCTGTTGTTAAAGGTTCAGAACTCAACGATGATCCCTTTAATCCCATTTCAAGATTTGCAAAAGATATTCTCGAAGAAATGGGGGACGATACTCCTGTTACCTGGATGCATCAGTCAGAACGATATACTGAAAAACTGGCAACACCTGATGTTTCAGTGGCAGATTTAATTGGAGATGCGGACCCGATAAAAGCTGCAAATCTACATTTGAATTATTCGGATGAAAGAGTGATACATTTTGGGTTAGTTCCAAGGGCTAACCGTGGAATTTTTGTAATCAACGAACTTCCTGATTTGCAGGCGAGAATTCAGGTTTCGTTGTTTAACATTTTGCAGGAAGGTGATATTCAAATCCGTGGTTTTAAGGTTCGTTTACCTCTTGACATACAGTTTGTTTTTACGGCTAATCCTGAAGATTACACCAACCGCGGCAGTATAGTTACACCTTTAAAAGACCGGATTGAGAGTCAAATTCTCACTCATTATCCACCAACTATAGAAATGTCGAAAGCAATTACCGAACAGGAAGCGAAATTGCCAGAAATACAACGTTCTGCTATAGCTATCAACAACCTTGCAAAAGACCTGATTGAACAAATCTCATTCGAAGCACGAAAAAGTGAGTTTATAGATTCTAAAAGTGGAGTATCTGCCCGACTGAGTATTACAGCTATGGAAAACCTGATGAGTGCAGCCGAAAGAAGAATTTTAATTAACGGTGAAACACAAACTCAAATCAGAGTAGGTGATTTTTGGGGAGTCATTCCCTCAATTACCGGTAAAATTGAATTAGTATATGAAGGCGAACAGGAAGGACCTTTTATAGTAGCACAAAATCTGATCGGAAAAGCCATACGAAGTTTATTCATCAGATATTTTCCCAATCCCGAAGAACAGAAAAGAAAAAAACAACGCAATATTTATCAACCGGTGATTGATTGGTTTGGTCAAGGCAATGATTCTTTAATTGGCAACGATATTAGTAATATTGAATATCGCCATTCATTATTTAATATCGGAGGCCTGATGGATATTGTAGATAAATATTACCCCCAGATTGTGGAATCTGAAAAATTATTTTTAATGGAGTTTTTACTGCATGGTTTAGCAGAATTTTCTTTAATCGGAAAATCGCCGGTTCATGCCGGTTTTGCATTTCAGGATTTACTTAACAGTATGTTTCAAATAAACAGTTCTGATACCAACAACGACGACGAATAA
- the ruvX gene encoding Holliday junction resolvase RuvX, with product MGRIVAIDFGLKRTGIAVTDVLKITANGLTTLDTSVVLEFLYNYIQTESVELFVVGEPVNLDGSPTHATLSANNFVAALQKKIPDIPVEREDESFTSKMAMQTLIDAGIKKKKRQDKKLLDKISAAIILQSYLTRKGIW from the coding sequence ATGGGACGAATTGTAGCCATAGATTTTGGGTTAAAACGAACAGGTATTGCTGTTACAGATGTTCTGAAGATTACAGCCAATGGTTTAACAACATTAGATACCTCAGTAGTATTGGAATTTCTATATAACTATATTCAAACAGAAAGTGTAGAGTTATTTGTTGTTGGCGAACCCGTTAACTTAGATGGAAGCCCAACTCATGCTACCCTTTCTGCCAATAATTTCGTAGCCGCATTACAAAAGAAAATTCCTGACATCCCCGTTGAAAGGGAGGATGAAAGTTTTACCTCAAAAATGGCAATGCAAACCCTGATAGATGCAGGTATTAAAAAGAAAAAACGACAAGACAAAAAATTGTTGGATAAAATAAGTGCGGCCATTATTTTGCAATCTTATTTAACCCGTAAAGGCATTTGGTAG
- a CDS encoding peptide deformylase, with the protein MILPIVAIGDPVLRKTGTDISKDYPNLPDLIVNMFETMYNAKGVGLAAPQIGLSIRLFLVDTLQLKNKPGHKTDESDDEDLKDEFPVKKVFINARILEKSGKIISYNEGCLSIPGVRENVKRSDTVSVRYMDETFTEHTETFTGLTARVILHEYDHIEGILFTDHLSPLKKQLLKKRLERIGKGIVDIEYRMRFPNMPKRR; encoded by the coding sequence ATGATACTTCCAATTGTTGCTATAGGCGACCCCGTTTTACGAAAAACAGGAACTGACATTTCAAAGGATTATCCAAATCTTCCGGATTTGATTGTTAATATGTTTGAAACTATGTATAACGCCAAAGGTGTTGGGCTGGCTGCCCCTCAAATCGGATTATCTATTCGCCTTTTTTTAGTGGATACTCTTCAACTAAAAAACAAACCCGGTCATAAAACGGACGAATCAGATGATGAAGATTTGAAAGATGAGTTTCCAGTTAAAAAAGTGTTTATCAATGCAAGAATTCTTGAAAAAAGCGGTAAGATCATTTCTTACAACGAAGGATGTTTGAGTATTCCGGGTGTTCGGGAAAATGTAAAACGTTCTGATACTGTGTCTGTCAGATACATGGATGAAACATTTACTGAACATACCGAAACCTTTACCGGATTAACCGCCAGGGTCATTTTACACGAATATGATCATATAGAAGGGATTTTGTTTACCGACCACCTTTCACCTCTTAAAAAACAGTTATTAAAAAAACGCCTCGAGAGAATTGGAAAAGGCATTGTGGATATAGAATATCGGATGCGATTTCCCAATATGCCCAAAAGGCGCTGA
- a CDS encoding GWxTD domain-containing protein, with the protein MKQLYYLLFAFLMPFGFVQAVNPIVDYALFYPPNQSSYAEVYILIPGNSVAYVQTPEKEFQAEVEITLIFNRQEQIVQFDRYILQSRAVADSTQLRFDLFDLKRFELGAGTYNLEVIFNDVHVPNSTVNRKADLIIEQTAKDDVQISMSDVILVNGLEQATEETKYSKHGYNLVPNVLGYYPSDQKTLSFYAEVYNADKILGKDADFMYTFSVVNSRKTVVNNLKKFKKLKAESANILMAELDISTLPSGNYFLWIEIRNKQNEVLNENAVTFYRNNPIEQNKNEVLFSQAKTPDDLPDVADDYINQLTDDQVKFYLASIAPIASDQANQFAFNALASNNTEIIRRTLSAFWRQQEPLDPALGFSIYREKADYVETTYKTLKLHGFETDRGRVFLKYGNPNDFVSVPAEAGSLPYEIWHYYRLNNKQTNIKFVFVKTIIASNNFDLIHSDARGEVKDPRWQMRINNQKGWAPTIDDLPTDDNFGRKSGMYFNE; encoded by the coding sequence ATGAAACAGCTATACTACCTGCTTTTTGCTTTTCTGATGCCTTTTGGCTTTGTTCAGGCAGTTAATCCCATTGTTGATTATGCATTGTTTTATCCGCCCAATCAAAGCAGTTACGCCGAAGTGTATATTTTAATTCCCGGAAATTCAGTAGCTTATGTTCAAACACCTGAGAAAGAATTTCAGGCAGAGGTTGAAATCACCCTTATTTTTAACCGTCAGGAACAAATAGTTCAATTTGACAGATACATATTACAAAGTCGTGCTGTTGCCGACAGCACACAACTTCGCTTTGATTTGTTTGATCTTAAACGGTTTGAACTTGGTGCAGGAACCTATAATCTGGAAGTGATTTTTAATGATGTTCATGTTCCCAACAGTACCGTTAACCGTAAAGCAGATCTAATCATTGAGCAAACTGCAAAAGATGATGTTCAGATTTCAATGTCAGATGTTATTTTAGTGAATGGGCTGGAACAAGCCACAGAAGAAACAAAATACAGTAAACACGGATATAATCTCGTTCCAAATGTATTGGGTTATTATCCTTCTGACCAGAAAACGTTGTCCTTTTATGCTGAGGTTTACAATGCGGATAAGATTTTGGGTAAAGATGCCGATTTTATGTACACTTTTTCGGTTGTAAACAGCAGGAAAACAGTCGTCAATAACCTGAAGAAATTTAAGAAACTTAAAGCTGAATCTGCTAATATTTTGATGGCTGAGTTGGACATCAGCACTTTACCATCAGGAAATTATTTTTTATGGATTGAAATTCGGAACAAACAAAACGAGGTTTTAAATGAAAACGCCGTAACCTTTTATAGAAACAACCCAATAGAACAAAATAAAAATGAAGTTTTGTTTTCACAGGCAAAAACTCCGGATGATTTACCGGATGTAGCCGATGATTATATAAACCAATTAACAGATGATCAGGTAAAATTTTACTTAGCCTCTATTGCTCCAATTGCATCTGATCAAGCTAATCAATTTGCTTTCAATGCTTTGGCTTCTAATAATACAGAAATTATCCGAAGAACACTTAGTGCATTTTGGCGACAACAAGAACCACTCGACCCTGCTCTTGGATTTTCAATCTACCGGGAAAAGGCCGATTACGTGGAAACAACTTATAAAACATTAAAGTTACATGGATTTGAAACAGACAGAGGGAGGGTTTTTCTAAAATATGGCAACCCCAATGACTTTGTTTCAGTACCGGCCGAAGCAGGTTCGCTTCCTTATGAAATCTGGCATTATTACAGATTAAACAACAAACAAACCAACATTAAATTTGTGTTTGTGAAAACAATAATTGCCTCCAACAATTTTGATTTAATCCATTCCGACGCAAGGGGAGAAGTTAAAGATCCACGTTGGCAAATGAGAATCAATAACCAAAAAGGGTGGGCACCAACCATTGACGATCTTCCAACGGATGATAATTTCGGGCGGAAATCCGGGATGTATTTCAACGAGTAA
- a CDS encoding AarF/ABC1/UbiB kinase family protein yields the protein MLFNQAFKSIRRVREIVRVLVKYGFEDVVSNTILINFVPKKQRLQWVREERPVFDFSRWERIRMVCEELGATFIKLAQVLSNRPDVLPDQLIFELQKLQNEVPPFSFEKAKQIIESELGKPLHEVFEYFNDHPIGSASIGQVHRARLKNGHEVVVKVQRPEVAGLIETDLNIIKVVVARGEKFFERNGIINLIDVVEAFERSMQKELDYSNEARNIKMFRATFRKQTKFFAPAAYKEYSTKKVLTLEYVKGCKITDVAQLKAWNLDPAKIAETGIDIYLTQIFEYGIFHADPHPGNVLVREDGVICLIDFGMVGKLMKKDKMAFAGIFVGMAQQNPKMTADSLRALAIDDNITDMRTFEYDLNEIIEDFATLDVSESNMAEFSDRLQQVIYHHRIRLPGGVFIILRALAILEGIGKLIHPNFNTSEFIEPYGRKLLLEKYSPQNLGSEAFSLSAKLLSFLQTFPAELNDIMVRARKGKLTIQIEHRGYEQALNRLDRSVNRLILSIIIVGLLLSSAISMTIITGSNINMLITESGIPYLSFLGFIIASVLGLLLMYAVLRSRTPRN from the coding sequence ATGTTGTTTAATCAAGCCTTTAAAAGCATCAGACGTGTCAGAGAAATCGTGCGTGTATTGGTGAAATATGGGTTTGAAGACGTAGTATCGAATACTATCCTTATCAACTTTGTTCCAAAAAAACAACGATTACAATGGGTAAGAGAAGAGCGCCCAGTTTTTGATTTCAGTCGTTGGGAACGCATCCGAATGGTTTGTGAAGAATTGGGAGCAACCTTTATTAAGTTGGCACAAGTGTTGAGTAATCGTCCCGATGTTTTGCCTGATCAATTGATTTTTGAACTTCAGAAACTGCAAAACGAAGTTCCCCCTTTTTCATTTGAAAAAGCCAAACAAATAATAGAATCTGAACTTGGAAAACCGCTACACGAAGTTTTTGAATATTTCAATGACCATCCTATTGGATCGGCATCAATTGGACAAGTGCACCGTGCACGTCTAAAAAACGGGCATGAAGTGGTGGTTAAGGTTCAACGCCCTGAAGTCGCAGGTTTAATAGAAACAGACCTGAACATTATTAAAGTAGTAGTTGCCAGAGGAGAGAAATTTTTTGAACGCAACGGCATTATTAATCTTATTGATGTTGTCGAGGCGTTTGAAAGAAGCATGCAAAAAGAGCTGGACTATTCAAACGAAGCCCGAAACATTAAAATGTTCAGGGCTACATTTAGGAAACAAACCAAATTTTTTGCTCCTGCAGCCTATAAAGAATACAGCACTAAAAAAGTGCTTACGCTGGAGTATGTGAAGGGTTGCAAAATTACAGATGTAGCACAATTAAAAGCATGGAATTTAGATCCTGCCAAAATTGCTGAAACAGGTATTGACATCTATCTTACTCAGATTTTTGAGTATGGAATTTTTCATGCTGACCCACATCCCGGAAACGTATTAGTCAGAGAAGACGGGGTGATTTGTTTGATTGATTTTGGAATGGTGGGCAAATTGATGAAGAAAGATAAAATGGCATTTGCCGGTATCTTTGTTGGGATGGCTCAACAAAATCCAAAAATGACTGCTGATAGTTTGCGTGCTTTGGCTATTGATGACAATATAACCGATATGCGAACCTTTGAATATGATTTGAATGAAATCATAGAAGATTTTGCTACCCTTGATGTGAGTGAATCGAATATGGCAGAGTTTTCGGATCGGTTACAACAAGTTATCTATCATCATCGCATTCGTTTGCCCGGGGGTGTTTTTATTATCTTACGTGCATTGGCTATTTTAGAAGGTATCGGAAAATTAATTCACCCCAATTTTAATACTTCTGAATTTATTGAGCCTTATGGACGCAAATTATTATTAGAAAAATATTCTCCTCAAAATTTGGGTTCTGAGGCTTTTTCGTTAAGTGCAAAATTGCTCTCGTTTCTTCAAACTTTTCCTGCCGAACTCAATGATATTATGGTTCGTGCCCGAAAAGGGAAATTGACCATACAAATAGAACACAGAGGCTATGAACAAGCACTGAACCGGTTAGACAGATCTGTTAACAGGTTAATCCTTTCAATTATTATTGTTGGGTTGCTGTTATCCTCTGCGATTAGTATGACTATTATCACCGGATCTAATATCAACATGTTAATTACAGAGAGCGGGATACCTTATCTCAGTTTTTTGGGTTTTATTATAGCCTCAGTTTTGGGACTTTTACTGATGTATGCAGTTTTGAGAAGCCGAACACCCAGAAATTAG